Proteins from a single region of Belliella baltica DSM 15883:
- a CDS encoding ArsR/SmtB family transcription factor, which translates to MNTCIRVFADSDQINRCREDLKSKEKGLLELADVLNLAGNAVRLKILYLLKQENELCPCDLSDILGMTVPAVSQHLKKLKDARIVTTKKSGQTIFYSVEGQSQRIISSVLDLFKLPNSIPTL; encoded by the coding sequence ATGAATACATGTATCCGTGTCTTTGCCGATAGCGACCAGATCAATAGGTGCAGGGAGGACTTGAAAAGCAAGGAGAAAGGTCTTTTAGAACTGGCAGATGTACTGAATCTTGCCGGTAATGCTGTCCGCCTCAAAATCCTGTACCTCTTGAAACAGGAAAATGAACTTTGTCCGTGCGACTTGTCAGACATCCTGGGCATGACCGTGCCGGCCGTCTCCCAACATCTGAAAAAGCTGAAGGATGCAAGAATCGTGACGACTAAAAAATCGGGACAAACCATCTTTTATTCAGTGGAAGGGCAAAGTCAGCGAATCATTTCGTCAGTGCTCGATTTGTTTAAGCTCCCAAATTCAATTCCTACCTTATGA
- the merTP gene encoding mercuric transport protein MerTP, whose protein sequence is MKNSLLTSGLLAALVSSLCCITPVLALVAGASGIASTFSWLDPARPFFVGITVVVLGFAWYQKFKPKAKEEKECACEEDLQPSFWQTKKFLSIITVFAALMLVFPLYAHIFYPKSEKQVIIVDKSDIQTVNFQIKGMTCQGCAAHVVHEVNKLSGILNVTASYDQGNAIVEFDKSKTSIPKIEEAINSTGYSVTNKTEK, encoded by the coding sequence ATGAAAAATTCCCTTTTAACCAGCGGCCTTTTAGCTGCTTTAGTAAGTTCACTTTGCTGCATCACCCCGGTGCTTGCATTAGTGGCCGGTGCAAGCGGGATTGCGTCCACTTTCTCATGGCTCGATCCGGCAAGGCCTTTTTTTGTCGGCATCACAGTGGTTGTATTAGGCTTTGCCTGGTATCAGAAATTCAAACCAAAGGCCAAAGAGGAAAAAGAATGTGCCTGTGAGGAGGACCTTCAGCCCTCCTTTTGGCAAACAAAAAAGTTCCTTTCAATAATCACGGTCTTTGCTGCCCTGATGTTGGTGTTCCCGCTTTATGCTCACATTTTCTACCCTAAATCTGAAAAGCAAGTGATCATCGTTGATAAGTCAGACATTCAGACCGTAAATTTTCAAATCAAAGGCATGACTTGTCAGGGGTGCGCAGCGCATGTAGTGCATGAAGTAAATAAGCTCAGCGGCATCCTGAATGTAACCGCCTCCTACGACCAGGGCAATGCCATCGTGGAGTTTGACAAGTCCAAAACAAGTATCCCGAAAATTGAGGAAGCCATCAACTCAACCGGATATTCCGTGACCAATAAAACAGAGAAATAA
- a CDS encoding sterol desaturase family protein — protein sequence MKRILQYSLYPIFMLSAWCLILLGVQSGLNQYLVTIPIIALFGIIALFLEKWMPFEKNWLDGKDWNLDFTYYIINYLIKISAQFSFIWVSAYFTFFKWFPTNISLWIQVIFALIIIDFFLFFVHWQSHKYQWLWKLHAIHHSSERLYFLNGEKRHALHQILEGGPGIIACLIIGVPQQVVVLALAFLAINMMMQHTNLDYKAGILKKFFCVAELHRWHHRADFKDAQVNYGAWLTIWDYIFKTSFDDPKIYTSEGIGEIGIAEEPNFPKSYLKQIAYPFRK from the coding sequence ATGAAAAGAATACTGCAATACAGCCTCTACCCAATATTCATGCTTTCGGCTTGGTGCCTGATACTGTTGGGTGTACAATCAGGGTTGAACCAATACCTTGTGACTATCCCGATCATTGCCCTGTTTGGCATAATCGCTTTGTTTCTTGAAAAATGGATGCCGTTCGAGAAAAACTGGCTGGACGGCAAAGACTGGAATCTTGATTTTACCTATTATATCATAAACTACCTGATCAAAATATCAGCGCAGTTTAGCTTTATCTGGGTCTCTGCTTATTTTACTTTCTTCAAATGGTTCCCTACGAATATATCACTATGGATACAGGTAATATTTGCACTAATAATCATTGATTTCTTTTTATTTTTTGTACACTGGCAAAGTCACAAGTACCAATGGTTGTGGAAGCTTCATGCCATTCATCACAGCTCGGAACGGCTATATTTTCTCAATGGCGAAAAACGCCATGCACTCCATCAGATATTAGAAGGTGGTCCGGGAATCATCGCTTGTCTGATTATTGGTGTGCCCCAACAAGTTGTTGTACTCGCACTTGCATTCCTGGCAATCAATATGATGATGCAACATACCAATCTGGATTATAAAGCAGGGATACTAAAGAAGTTCTTTTGTGTGGCAGAGTTACACAGGTGGCACCATCGAGCTGACTTCAAGGATGCACAGGTAAATTACGGGGCATGGTTGACCATTTGGGACTACATCTTCAAAACCAGCTTTGATGATCCGAAAATTTACACATCCGAAGGTATTGGGGAAATTGGTATAGCAGAAGAGCCAAACTTTCCGAAATCTTATCTAAAGCAGATAGCATATCCATTTCGAAAATAG
- a CDS encoding site-specific integrase: MFLGTDQKDFTLCKLVDYHNQAMRDTLAWGTMKNYFTTQKYIHRFLKERFGTTDMFLSELSYKFITDFEFYLRNYKPKDHQKPLGNNGVMKHLERFRKMVTMAVKMEWVSRDPFDKYQLKFHRVDRGFLDAEELETLESKDFKIVRLQWVRDLFVFSCYTGLAYIDAMNLTPSNITIGIDGEYWLSTCRQKTDQPVRVPILPKAWEIIEKYKTHPRALQKGSVFPMISNQKLNSYLKEIADLCGIEKNLTFHLARHTFATTVTLCNGVPLETVSKMLGHSKITTTQVYAKVVEKKVSEDMQALRERLAAPKLMRRAK, translated from the coding sequence ATGTTCCTGGGTACAGACCAAAAGGACTTCACCTTATGCAAGCTGGTGGATTATCACAACCAGGCTATGCGAGATACACTGGCTTGGGGCACGATGAAAAACTACTTCACCACTCAGAAGTACATCCACAGATTTTTGAAAGAGCGGTTCGGTACAACTGACATGTTCCTTTCGGAATTGTCGTACAAGTTCATCACAGACTTTGAATTCTACCTCCGTAACTACAAACCCAAGGATCACCAGAAACCACTTGGGAATAATGGAGTGATGAAGCACTTGGAGCGTTTCCGGAAAATGGTGACCATGGCCGTAAAAATGGAATGGGTAAGCCGGGATCCATTTGATAAGTACCAACTCAAATTTCACCGAGTGGATAGAGGATTCTTAGATGCTGAAGAATTGGAAACATTGGAAAGCAAGGACTTCAAGATTGTTCGTTTGCAGTGGGTAAGGGATCTGTTTGTATTCAGCTGCTATACCGGACTGGCCTACATCGATGCTATGAACCTGACGCCTTCCAACATCACCATAGGCATAGACGGAGAATACTGGCTCTCCACCTGTAGGCAAAAGACTGACCAGCCAGTAAGGGTTCCTATCCTTCCCAAAGCCTGGGAAATAATAGAGAAGTATAAGACCCATCCAAGGGCATTGCAGAAAGGATCGGTATTTCCAATGATCTCTAACCAAAAGTTGAACTCTTACTTGAAAGAAATTGCCGACCTGTGCGGGATTGAAAAGAACCTCACCTTTCATCTGGCCAGGCATACATTTGCTACCACTGTTACCCTTTGCAATGGTGTGCCTTTGGAAACTGTGAGCAAGATGCTGGGTCATTCAAAAATCACCACTACTCAGGTTTACGCCAAGGTGGTGGAGAAGAAAGTGAGTGAAGATATGCAGGCTCTCCGTGAAAGGCTGGCAGCACCAAAACTGATGAGAAGGGCAAAGTAG
- a CDS encoding helix-turn-helix transcriptional regulator — MEAFRLFFKDGIGVYSGHVATTKLHAHHATEIIYCTQGQHKIIDNSGKENFSVLSIIPHDIKHQFSCHGNSIPVFIFMDPFHQFSERLKQTYQLDKEIIGLQKLPNEQIMNEFKHWIMGKEIDVMHYTRLLVDQLTGHHTYSTQSDQRIVNSIQHIKESLSQEMRIEDMASKVHLSALRYAHLFKEHVGIPFRRYILWARMQSTVESIILGNSLTIACYDGGFSDLPHFSKTFTEMFGVAPSSVLKG; from the coding sequence ATGGAGGCCTTCAGATTGTTTTTTAAAGACGGTATTGGTGTATATTCAGGACATGTTGCCACTACTAAACTTCACGCACATCATGCCACAGAAATAATCTATTGCACTCAGGGTCAACATAAAATAATTGATAATAGTGGCAAAGAAAATTTTAGCGTTTTGTCTATAATCCCTCATGACATAAAACATCAATTTAGCTGTCATGGAAATAGTATTCCTGTTTTCATTTTTATGGATCCTTTCCATCAGTTTTCAGAACGTTTAAAACAGACATATCAACTTGATAAGGAAATTATTGGTCTTCAAAAATTACCGAATGAACAAATCATGAATGAATTCAAGCATTGGATCATGGGCAAGGAGATTGATGTCATGCATTATACCAGACTATTAGTGGATCAATTGACTGGTCATCATACTTATTCAACTCAATCAGATCAAAGGATTGTCAATTCCATTCAACACATTAAAGAATCACTTAGTCAGGAAATGAGAATTGAAGACATGGCTTCAAAGGTTCACTTGTCTGCGTTAAGGTATGCTCATTTATTTAAAGAGCACGTGGGAATTCCATTTCGGAGGTATATTCTGTGGGCAAGAATGCAGTCCACAGTCGAATCAATCATATTAGGAAATTCATTGACCATAGCTTGTTATGATGGTGGCTTCTCAGACCTTCCACACTTTTCAAAGACGTTTACTGAAATGTTTGGCGTTGCGCCTTCCAGTGTTCTGAAAGGTTAG